The following proteins are co-located in the Paludibaculum fermentans genome:
- a CDS encoding ArnT family glycosyltransferase → MRKQALLVCLFVLLVSLPFWNQAIQGDDYYYLAAAQHAQIDPLHPHHAKYVFLGIPMDMRGHPHPPGDGWLLGGILALVGDIREVPFHAAYFLLALTAALSMLALARKFVPERAVEATLLFCAVPAFLVNSTSLESDLPFLAFWVLTVALVVYDRPKSAGLALAACSIMAYQSVVLIPILGLYFWQQGTLRRNWWLLTVPVLGFVGYQGFERITSGQYPALVLGQHFQTYKLQRGEMKLRSAIALTGHLAVMFTPLGLWALLRSRDRFLSAWVAIFYAAALVLFFAGSARYLLPLAAPFAILVARYYAGKPRLLWLIFGLQLALGLGLASVNYQHWDGYRKFAAAAMKDTANHRVWVNSEWGLRFYTEAEGALAVVRGQTLRPGDIVIGSELSDQIPYTTGGGLAVEQMRTEIRPTLPLRLVGLGSRSGYSSVSFGLWPFDISSAPVDIVTKSLIVEKKPELSWLPMSTTAAANQFVSGVYSLENQQWRWMSGRAVFLLKPPPTPQPLVAKVYIPDPAPGRTITMTLNGVEVAKQTFPKPESYTLETGPLTAPGDTATVTLSIDQDFSPAGDNRRLGMILTGIGFQPKQ, encoded by the coding sequence TTGCGGAAGCAAGCACTCCTCGTCTGCCTGTTTGTCCTGCTGGTGAGCCTGCCGTTCTGGAATCAGGCGATCCAGGGCGACGATTATTACTACCTGGCCGCGGCGCAACACGCGCAGATCGACCCGCTGCATCCCCATCACGCGAAATACGTATTCCTGGGTATTCCCATGGACATGCGGGGCCATCCGCATCCGCCCGGCGACGGGTGGTTGCTGGGGGGCATCCTCGCTCTCGTGGGAGACATCCGCGAGGTGCCATTCCACGCCGCTTACTTCCTGCTGGCTTTGACCGCGGCACTGTCGATGCTCGCGCTGGCGCGGAAGTTTGTGCCGGAGCGGGCGGTGGAGGCTACCTTACTCTTCTGTGCGGTCCCGGCGTTCCTGGTCAACTCCACTTCGCTGGAGTCGGACCTTCCGTTCCTCGCCTTCTGGGTTCTGACAGTGGCGTTGGTGGTGTACGACCGCCCGAAGAGCGCCGGCTTGGCCCTGGCGGCGTGCTCGATCATGGCGTACCAGTCCGTGGTGCTGATCCCGATCCTGGGTCTCTACTTCTGGCAGCAGGGGACGCTCCGCAGGAACTGGTGGCTGCTCACCGTGCCGGTTCTCGGGTTTGTGGGTTACCAGGGCTTCGAGCGGATCACCAGCGGGCAGTATCCGGCCCTGGTCCTGGGCCAGCATTTTCAGACATATAAGTTACAGCGCGGCGAGATGAAGCTGCGCAGCGCCATCGCCCTCACCGGCCACCTGGCCGTGATGTTCACCCCCCTGGGGCTCTGGGCGCTGTTGCGCAGCCGCGACCGGTTCCTCAGCGCCTGGGTGGCGATCTTCTATGCGGCGGCGCTGGTGCTGTTCTTTGCCGGGTCAGCGCGCTACCTGCTGCCGCTGGCGGCTCCGTTCGCGATTCTGGTGGCGCGCTACTATGCCGGAAAGCCCCGCCTGCTGTGGCTCATCTTCGGTTTACAACTGGCCCTCGGCCTGGGGCTGGCATCGGTGAACTACCAGCATTGGGACGGTTACCGGAAGTTTGCGGCAGCGGCCATGAAAGACACCGCCAACCACCGGGTGTGGGTGAATAGCGAATGGGGCCTGCGATTCTATACGGAAGCCGAAGGGGCGTTGGCGGTGGTGCGGGGGCAAACCCTGCGGCCAGGCGACATCGTGATCGGCAGCGAGTTGTCCGACCAGATTCCGTACACCACCGGCGGAGGGCTCGCGGTGGAACAGATGCGGACGGAGATCCGCCCCACCCTGCCGCTGCGCCTCGTTGGCCTCGGGTCGCGATCTGGTTATTCCAGTGTGTCCTTTGGACTCTGGCCCTTCGACATCAGCTCCGCGCCGGTCGACATCGTCACGAAGTCGTTGATTGTAGAGAAGAAACCGGAATTGTCCTGGCTGCCCATGTCGACCACGGCCGCCGCGAACCAGTTCGTCAGCGGCGTCTACAGCCTGGAAAACCAGCAGTGGCGCTGGATGAGCGGCCGGGCGGTGTTCCTGCTGAAACCGCCGCCGACCCCCCAGCCGTTAGTGGCCAAGGTGTACATTCCCGACCCCGCGCCAGGGCGGACCATCACGATGACTCTCAATGGAGTCGAAGTCGCAAAACAGACCTTTCCCAAGCCGGAGAGCTACACGCTGGAGACCGGGCCGCTAACTGCGCCGGGTGACACGGCGACCGTGACCCTGAGCATCGACCAGGATTTCAGCCCGGCAGGCGACAACCGTCGTTTAGGCATGATCCTCACAGGAATCGGGTTCCAGCCGAAGCAGTAA